The DNA segment tggttgtcgaCTTCACGGAGCTCTGGCTATTGAGTGATAGTGCCGCCGAACTTTCTGTTTATAAACGTCACCCATTAAGCTTCCCGCAGCAACACCGATCCCGCCGAGCCTCCACCGCCTCAGGACTGTTCACTCCACCACCTCGCAGCTCTAGGTGTTCTGCAGCTGCGTCAGGCAATTCAGAGTGCAAGCGACGTCCAGGCAGTTGTAGGTCCAGAGCATTCAGGAGGTGCGATCAAATCCGCTTGCGCATGTTCCACACGCGTCTGGCCACCGAGGGCCGCTCGCGTTGTTCGCGGACTCGCGTGACCGTTTCGCATATTTCCATGGCAGTCACGGTCGCTTCGATCCTTCGTCGAATGCTCGAATCGCCGACTGCGATGTGGTCGAGAATGCATTGCTGGGTCTGTTCAGGATCCGCTGCGCTTTGGTCGGGCGTACGTGATTACCACAGTGTTGATGGAAGTAGATGAGGGCCGCGGTGATTCTAGATTGAGATCCATTCGCAATGCTTGGCCGGCTGCCGAACAATGGCATCAATGACCTCCTGTTTGCTGGTACGTGCACGCACGGACTTGATCACCTGCTCGAGAAAATTCCTTCCCTATGCAGCTGCAAGACTCTCATGATCGACGCCCCTGGAATACGACTCGCCGCGGACGCTATTCAACCCTATGCTTACAGTGACCACCGTCGCAAATCCAACTTCCTTCATGCCTAGCACCTCAGCCTGGCAGCCTACAATATCTCAGGTTTCGGGACCAAGAGAGACTCTCTGAGGGGATCTTGAGGGCACAACACAAAGCACAAAGCCAATTACGACAACGTTATCAATCAGCAAGACGAGTTGGCGGACAAAAGGTAATTAGCCGCACGCGCGCGACTGGTTGGCTTGAATCCGTTGTTCCAATATATCGTCCTGCTAGTCCCCTCCTAAGAGACGACGCCCCCGTCGCTAGTACCTTGTTTCCCAATTTCTTGCTATCTTGCTGTCTTGCGGTCTTGCTAGCTATAAGGTAGCCACCCTAGTACTCGAGGCCAGCTTCGAACACGGTACCTTAGGAGAGGACACGAATTAGGGTATCCGAGATTGTATGCAACCTCAAGGTCGCGAAAGGTAGTACAGAAACTACTAGACCGACCGCCCCACCTTCGGCTCCAGCAAGACGAGTTGGCGGACAAAAGGTGATTAGCCGCACGCGCGCGACTGGTTAGCTTGAATCCGTTGTTCCAATATATCGTCCTGCTCAATCACAGACGGGCGTCAACTGTCTGCGTTACTTCAGCTGCCACCGCATATGCCCTAAGCAAGTGAAGGTGGTTGTGCCTACGCCGTTTGTAGTCTTTGGCGGACTGAAAATGTTCGAGCCGGCGCCGACGGTACGGCTGGCCTGGTCTTGCAAGCCAACTTTGACGCTACAGATACACGTTCACTGCTTCAAGTCTGCAGTCGCACCCTTTCCCACCTCATAGATTCAAAGCTTGAGTCTCTAATCTACCTACTGCCATATTGGTGATTTTCGTCATAACGTAAAGTAGTGGGACGGGTCAAAATGCACCGAGATCGCGTCCTTGCATCCACCATGCCACATCGCGTCCGCGCTCATCTTGCAGAATGGACTTGAGGCATCTCCAACATCCAACAATGCCGCCAGCGCGTAGTCATGATCGACCACGGCAAGATCCTGTGTCCTGCCAGCTTTGTCGCAGTAAGAAGCTGAAGTAAATTGGAAGCTGCACGCCTGGCTGATTCATTGCTTTCTGATACAGCTCGATAGATGCGACAGGCAATCTCCGTGCTCGAACTGCAAGAGCCGCGTAAGTCAAAACTCGGGGCGGCACACAGTCCGACTTCCGCACCAACTCGTCACTTAGAGACCTGGATTTGTCGTTGTGATAGCTCGTCACAGCCATCTGACACACGCGTATGCTGATTTTCTATCGACTACTCACAGAAGGTTCATTGCGAGTACCGGGGCGAGAGACCGGCAAACTCCGCAGCGGCTTCCAACGAAGATGGCCTTCGAGCTGAAAATCAGGCTATCAGAGCTCGACTCGACCGTCTCGAGCAAGCGGTATTCCAAGCCCATCACTCCACAGCTGCGTCAGCTTCCGCGAGCTCCGTCCGGGGCTCCTCAAATGGCACGCCCAACATAGCAAGAACGGAGGCTGCTCAGGCAGACGAAGACTCCCACTGGCTCGAATCTGTGGGCGCGCCATCCGATACCATTTTGCCGCGCTTCGCCGACCGTGTTTCAATCCGACTCGAAACACTGGAACAATCTCTAGCATCTAGCCAACAGGCTCAGGTCTGCACTATAAGTATGCCTACCTATGATCTAGCAATGAGTTTCCTCGATGCATACGCAAAGGCGCTAGATGCTATGCAACACATTGTACACATTGACAGCACTCGTGATGCGGTCAATCGGGCTTACAGTGATCTGGAAGCCGGGCGTGAAGTTGATCCAGGAATACTCTGCCTTATTCTGGGGATTTGTGCTTGCCTGACATTCTACTGGTCTACCACGGGCCGATCTTGGGGCACTGAACTGTTCCACGAATTGGAGCCAGCTCACAAGGCGGCTGCTCACTGGGCAGAGCAAGGACTATATGCGATGCAGCAGATGCATCTCGCGACTGCCTCGTACACTATCGAAAGCGTCCAAGGCATGATCATGCTGACATTCCTCTTCTATCATATAGAGGGGTTCACAGCACGAGTTGGGCTAATGCACTCTTCTGCGATAACCATGGCTCGCTCTCTTGGCCTTCACAGGACTGACAGCCCTCAAGCAGCGACTGCGAATTTGAGTCAAGCAGAAACCATCACCAAAGAAGTGCAACGAAAGGTCTGGTGGCACTTGGCGTGCACAGACTGGCTTCTAGCATTCATGGGAGGCCCTCAAGAGGGCACATATACCATCCGCACCATGCATGTGAACCCCCTCGAAATCTCAACCCGGAAGATCTCAACACAAGAGGGTCAGAGTTCGCTCGACCTTTGACTGAGCCTACTGTGATGTCTTACTACCTCCAGAGGATTCGGCTTGCGACCACTTGCCGCGAAATTGCAGACGATCTATGGACCAAACTCCAGTTTACCGATCCCAGCGACATTGACCCTCAGACGATACTCGCTCTTGACCTGAAATTTGAATCTCAGACACGTGAACTTCCACATTTCATGCGTCTGGACACTTCATTAGCACAGCTGAAGGAATCATACGGAGAGCACGCGGCAACAGCAATGGACGCTCAGCGATTGCTGATACATTTGATGCTTAATACAAGACGCTGCAAGCTGCACATGCCTTTTCTTGTTAGAGTGAAAACGCATCCGTGTTTTGCAGCATCTCGTGCTGCCGGTTTGCAGGCTGCGCGTACCGTATTTGAGGCTCGTCGGCACGCCATACAGAACGACAAGTCACTGGTAGCACAGAAATTACGACTTGGTGGCCTACTACAGGTGTGTATAGTGTTTTGAGCTCAGCGCAAGCCCAGTGTCTGATCGTTCTCTAGCATCTCTTCCTTGCCACAATCGTGCTAGTGATGGACCTGTGCATCAACAGGGATGAGATCAATGGCGCAACACTCGTAGAGGTGCGCGAGAGTCTCCAGATAATGGACGACGCAAAAGAGTCCTCGCCCATAGGCCGACGCTTTCACGAATCTCTCCTAAACGTACTCCGGAAACACAATGTGGTCTTGCCCAACACAACTCAACAAGCCCACAGTCTCGGACCTACCGAGACAGCTGCCAACGGCTCCAACGGCATATCTGTTGACCTTCCCAACGGGTTCCCAGGTATGGAAGCCAATGATATCGATTTCGACAGCATGTGGCAAGACTTTATGAATGCTGGCCCGACGCTCGACGCTCAGACCTGGGATGCTATCCTATCCGACCTCGACATGCAGCCGATATGAATCATCGAACGCGTTTCTCGAGTCCACAACAAGACAATGCAGGCGAAGAGTGGCATGCGACCCTATTTAATGTGGGTCCGATCGGCATGCCTTTGGTCAAAACATAAATCCCTCTCGCCCACACAATGAATCCTTCCATGGACAGTCCGAAGCAATTGAAGAGTGCGAGCATTATTTATTCAATGCAGCAAGCAGTGCCTTGTTCAACAAACAATAGTCAGCGATTGCTCGCTTGTGCGCCACAACCTTCATTTGAACAGTCATGGACGCCGAACACAGCGACTCAACGACCAAGGACGTCAAAATGTCCGACAGTGTCGACACATCTCGGAACAACAGCGCAGTACACTCGGAGAGTCACAAGTCAGAAGTCAGGTGCGACTGATGCTTTCGAACAACATCTGTCAAAGCTAATGGAATTCGCAGTTGGCGCTCAGTGTCGGCATTGTGCGGCAGCGCATTGGCGTATTTCATCACTGTCGGCTTCATCAACGCATATGGCGTCTTCCAGCAGGTATGCTCTCCATCGCCGCCTGTCCATAAGTCACCAGAAGGATAGCTAACACGGAACAGTACTACACCGCCCACTATCTGCCAACATACAGCAACTTCCAGATCTCATGGATAGGTGCATTCGCCAACTTCATGGTCTTCGCATGCGCAGTTCCCGCAGGAATTCTCGCAGATCGATTCGGGCCGACGATTCCAATCCTCATCGGATGTATTCTCGAAGCCGTGGCCATCTTCATGATTTCGCTCTGTCGGGAGTACTACCAATTCTTCCTTGCACAAGCCGTCCTCCTCGGCGTTGGAATGTCATTCATTGCAATCCCAACATCAACGATCGTACCATTGTACTTCGAGCGCAACCGAGGTCTGGCACAAGGTCTCTCAATAGCCGGATCGAGTCTGGGTGGCATCGTTTGGCCTATCACCTTGGACCAGATGCTCAATAAAGATAACTTGTCCTTCGGCTGGACGATGCGAATTATCGGATTCGTTTTGCTTCCTTTGATGGCAATTGTCCTGCTCACTGTGCGCAAGCCGATTTCAACCAAGACCGAAACGGATCCTGtcgacgccgccgccgaacAAGAGAAAGGAGAAGCCGATACGAccaagaaagccaagaaagATCTCACCCCTCTCAAACAACCACccttcatcctcctctgcaTCGGCCTCGCAATCGCCTACTTTGGCTTCTTCACCCCTCTCTACTACATCCCAGTCTACGCCGCCACCTCGCTCCGCAAATCGGAGGATTTCGCCTTCCACCTCGTTTCCATCCTCAATGCAGCTTCGATGTGTGGTCGAGTCATCCCCGGGTTCCTCGCAGATCACTATCTCGGTCACTTCAACACTCTCGCCATATCTGCGACCATCTCGGGAGTTGTGACGTTCTGCTGGACCACGGCGACAAGTTCTGCGGGACTTGTAGTTTGGGTAGTCGCGTATGGGTTTACGTCCGGGGCAATTTTGAGCTTACAGTTGGCTTGTGCGACGGTTTTGACGACGGAGAGGCCGGAGTTGAGGGGGACTGCGGTTGGGTTGACGTTGGCGAGTGTCAGTCTTACGGGACTGTTTGGGCCGCCGATTGCGGGAGAGTTGGTCGAGAGGGGATACTTTGCGCTGGCAGCTTTCGCGGGTGCGGCCTTGCTAGCTGGTGGAGTGTCGTTGGGTATGGCGAGgtggacgaagaaggctggGCTGTGGGTGAAGGTCTGATGGACTGACTGATCGCTGGGACAGAACGATGACAAAGTCATGGCCATGCTGGGTTGGATAGAGATGAGCACGGCGCACCACATATCTTCACTCTCAATTCCGTAGTAACAAGGTTCAGAGATCGAATGGAGTGTTGAAAAGTACATTCATTGGTATCATACGTAATTTCGCTTTGAGAAGACGGGATGTAGAGTAACAGCAAAGTctatcgctgctgctgtcgccgcCGTTCTCTCATCTCGGGTCGCTGCTCTACCCGCCTTTGTTCTCGAGGTTGTTCCTGCGGTCTCGGAGGCTGTTTCGTCGTTCGGGCTTGCTCTATCTCAGGAACAGGATGTTTGTAGGCTTTTGTACTCGCCTCCCGTGCCTCACGCACCTCTTTCCTGCTGAGTTGGAGTGTCTCCGCGTACTCGCCGAAAGCAAGCAATATCTCTTCCAGACCCTTCTTCAGCACATCAAGCAGCTCGTCGACCTCTTTCACGTTCCGATCCCTTGCGTCCAGAAATTCCACGTCTGTCCAGTGCGGTGCCAATTCTTTGACGAACTTCTCGATCGTCGTAATGACAGATGTGAATGTGCGCATGATGGTTGCGATATCCTTCTGTGCCAGACCGAAATCATCTTCTTTCAGTGAGAGCACAGCCAACTGACTAAGCGACTGGGCCGCATGTGTGATATTCGTCTGCTGGCTGATAGGTGCGCCAAAGACCACAGAATTGACTCTCTTGGCAAAGGTCTGGCGAAAGGAAATGCCTACGGGAGTCTTGAGAAGCTCAATTAGCTTGCCGCTGGCCTGTTTCTCGAGCTGTTGGGGTCGAAGGCGCTCTTGATACTCTTGAGGCACAACCCGATCTCGGCTCCATTCGATGGCCCTCTGGGCTCGTGGAAGGATAGGATTCTGAGCACCTGGTTGTTGCCCAATTGAACGTGCCAGGTTGCCGACCGTGTTGTAAAAGTCCGGCTTCTGCCTGGTCTCAAGCATACCATCCTGTATGACCTGTCGATCTGCGATTCTCTTCATCGCTGTGTCATCCTCGGGCCTTGGCATGACTGGCGGCTGCACTTCGTGAATCTTGTCTGCTTGCAGCTTCTTTTTGTACTCTGCTGGAGCAATTTCCTCTTCAATGCGTTGTTGTACTCCCGAAATCTCGGCCAAGCAGAGGTTGCATACCTGCGACCACGTGCTCCCTCCTGCACGATCGACCTCAGTGTATATCGTCTTTCTTCGACTCTCGAATTGCGTGGTGATCAGATACAGCTCCCATAATGCAAAGCTCTTATTTGTTTCCCGCTTGCTCTTCAGACCAGTCAGTAGACTACCATTCGGGTCCTTACTTTTGTGAAGTATCACGCCCCTTGCATCCTTGATCTCGCTGGTCAATGCCTGACCCTTCCTCAGCGGCGGTTGAGCGGTGAAGATATCAAAGGCAGCGTTGGAGACTTCCCACAGTGAGACGAGCatgaaggaagagaaggaggccTGTCTAGTGAGGCGGCCAAGGTGTGATAAGCCAGTCGGTCTGTCGTCAGATTGCAGCTGCGAGTAGAAAATTCGAGCAAAGCTGAAGGTCAGGCTCCAGGCGATGCGTCGCAGGAGGCCATAGTACAGCGGGATAGGTAGAATGCATACGGCGACAATAGTGAGGTTGAAGGATCTTGACACGATGGTCCTCGTTCGGGCGACCATTTGCAAGAGCGCTTCTGGGAGCCATTTGGCGTTCGGTCCAAGCACTTCCTTCAGCGCAGCAACATCGTACACCTGCTGTTTGGTATCGTCTCCAATTCGCACCTGATCGTAGTCTCGCCAGATGTGGAGGAAGGTCTGAGAAATGGCCAAGCTGACAAACAAACAACGCAAGGCTATTGAATTCTCATTCAGTTGTGGACGTTCCCACTCTTTGCCAACGTCGACCAGGCTCAGTTCGGCATCGTTCGATCGCGTCCAGATGTAGATCTCGCCAAACATGAAGGCGCTCGTCCAGTACCAGAACACGATGGAGA comes from the Cercospora beticola chromosome 4, complete sequence genome and includes:
- a CDS encoding uncharacterized protein (antiSMASH:Cluster_7) translates to MSYYLQRIRLATTCREIADDLWTKLQFTDPSDIDPQTILALDLKFESQTRELPHFMRLDTSLAQLKESYGEHAATAMDAQRLLIHLMLNTRRCKLHMPFLVRVKTHPCFAASRAAGLQAARTVFEARRHAIQNDKSLVAQKLRLGGLLQHLFLATIVLVMDLCINRDEINGATLVEVRESLQIMDDAKESSPIGRRFHESLLNVLRKHNVVLPNTTQQAHSLGPTETAANGSNGISVDLPNGFPGMEANDIDFDSMWQDFMNAGPTLDAQTWDAILSDLDMQPI
- a CDS encoding uncharacterized protein (antiSMASH:Cluster_7); the protein is MATTLTLTMADKGRSNLFAAPPAPVVQQGRVKAYKDFLTPAFHRRFCSAAGLALLVCLADSWWLSNSRHFLWSWFPLGPAGIRATLLFLPCLMVFIVRLANMHLGARTSASSAQAVYEMVGTKGLAKTLSIVFWYWTSAFMFGEIYIWTRSNDAELSLVDVGKEWERPQLNENSIALRCLFVSLAISQTFLHIWRDYDQVRIGDDTKQQVYDVAALKEVLGPNAKWLPEALLQMVARTRTIVSRSFNLTIVAVCILPIPLYYGLLRRIAWSLTFSFARIFYSQLQSDDRPTGLSHLGRLTRQASFSSFMLVSLWEVSNAAFDIFTAQPPLRKGQALTSEIKDARGVILHKSKDPNGSLLTGLKSKRETNKSFALWELYLITTQFESRRKTIYTEVDRAGGSTWSQVCNLCLAEISGVQQRIEEEIAPAEYKKKLQADKIHEVQPPVMPRPEDDTAMKRIADRQVIQDGMLETRQKPDFYNTVGNLARSIGQQPGAQNPILPRAQRAIEWSRDRVVPQEYQERLRPQQLEKQASGKLIELLKTPVGISFRQTFAKRVNSVVFGAPISQQTNITHAAQSLSQLAVLSLKEDDFGLAQKDIATIMRTFTSVITTIEKFVKELAPHWTDVEFLDARDRNVKEVDELLDVLKKGLEEILLAFGEYAETLQLSRKEVREAREASTKAYKHPVPEIEQARTTKQPPRPQEQPREQRRVEQRPEMRERRRQQQR
- a CDS encoding uncharacterized protein (antiSMASH:Cluster_7~SMCOG1137:Major facilitator superfamily MFS 1), with product MDAEHSDSTTKDVKMSDSVDTSRNNSAVHSESHKSEVSWRSVSALCGSALAYFITVGFINAYGVFQQYYTAHYLPTYSNFQISWIGAFANFMVFACAVPAGILADRFGPTIPILIGCILEAVAIFMISLCREYYQFFLAQAVLLGVGMSFIAIPTSTIVPLYFERNRGLAQGLSIAGSSLGGIVWPITLDQMLNKDNLSFGWTMRIIGFVLLPLMAIVLLTVRKPISTKTETDPVDAAAEQEKGEADTTKKAKKDLTPLKQPPFILLCIGLAIAYFGFFTPLYYIPVYAATSLRKSEDFAFHLVSILNAASMCGRVIPGFLADHYLGHFNTLAISATISGVVTFCWTTATSSAGLVVWVVAYGFTSGAILSLQLACATVLTTERPELRGTAVGLTLASVSLTGLFGPPIAGELVERGYFALAAFAGAALLAGGVSLGMARWTKKAGLWVKV
- a CDS encoding uncharacterized protein (antiSMASH:Cluster_7); protein product: MIDHGKILCPASFVAKVHCEYRGERPANSAAASNEDGLRAENQAIRARLDRLEQAVFQAHHSTAASASASSVRGSSNGTPNIARTEAAQADEDSHWLESVGAPSDTILPRFADRVSIRLETLEQSLASSQQAQVCTISMPTYDLAMSFLDAYAKALDAMQHIVHIDSTRDAVNRAYSDLEAGREVDPGILCLILGICACLTFYWSTTGRSWGTELFHELEPAHKAAAHWAEQGLYAMQQMHLATASYTIESVQGMIMLTFLFYHIEGFTARVGLMHSSAITMARSLGLHRTDSPQAATANLSQAETITKEVQRKVWWHLACTDWLLAFMGGPQEGTYTIRTMHVNPLEISTRKISTQEGQSSLDL